In Halovivax gelatinilyticus, the following are encoded in one genomic region:
- a CDS encoding helix-turn-helix transcriptional regulator — MRVQSALLIALTASLLCLGAHGAVTATADAPGESGPQDIRIELSANGDTTWSVEHHYVLEEDEIDRFEAFADEVRTGQREVANYHATFENFHAHAESGTDREMSVDDAGWDDPAIRTIDEVDAFDATEEYPENATVGTLTFSVTITNFADTDDGYLSVQDALLTADGEPWIGHLDSNQRLHLHAPPDHDFVTAPHGIDNATLTWDGGQELNADEFDVVLVDRSGVNDLSWLLVLGGGVLVLAIAGALWYGRTYRTDWNEPLPSWFSADESTTEPTDNRDGSDRPDRAPPAVVASDSGSTPEDVEPELLSDEERVTHMLEEHGGRMKQAAIVKETGWSNAKVSQLLSKMDDDDDIDKLRIGRENLITLPDVDPTDGE, encoded by the coding sequence ATGCGGGTCCAATCGGCCCTCCTGATCGCGCTCACCGCCTCCCTCCTGTGTCTCGGGGCCCACGGCGCCGTCACCGCGACGGCAGACGCCCCCGGTGAGTCCGGTCCCCAGGATATCAGAATCGAGCTGTCTGCCAACGGTGATACGACGTGGTCGGTAGAACACCATTACGTCCTCGAAGAGGACGAGATCGACCGGTTCGAAGCCTTCGCCGACGAGGTGCGAACCGGTCAACGAGAGGTAGCGAACTACCACGCCACCTTCGAGAACTTCCACGCACACGCCGAATCCGGAACGGATCGAGAGATGAGCGTCGATGACGCCGGCTGGGACGATCCAGCAATCCGGACGATCGACGAAGTCGACGCCTTCGACGCCACGGAGGAGTACCCGGAGAACGCGACGGTCGGCACCCTCACGTTCAGCGTCACCATCACCAACTTCGCGGATACCGACGACGGCTACCTATCGGTCCAAGACGCTTTGCTCACCGCCGACGGAGAGCCGTGGATCGGCCATCTGGACTCGAACCAGCGACTTCACCTACACGCACCGCCGGACCACGACTTCGTGACGGCCCCGCACGGAATCGACAACGCCACGCTCACCTGGGATGGCGGCCAGGAATTAAACGCCGACGAGTTCGACGTCGTCCTCGTCGACCGCTCCGGCGTGAACGACCTCTCCTGGCTGCTCGTCCTCGGTGGCGGCGTCCTCGTGCTCGCGATCGCCGGCGCGCTGTGGTACGGCCGAACCTATCGGACCGACTGGAACGAACCGCTTCCATCCTGGTTCAGCGCGGACGAATCGACGACCGAACCGACCGACAACCGAGACGGGAGCGACCGGCCCGACCGGGCCCCTCCCGCCGTCGTCGCGAGCGACTCCGGATCGACGCCCGAAGACGTCGAACCCGAACTCCTGAGCGACGAAGAGCGCGTCACCCACATGCTGGAAGAACACGGCGGTCGCATGAAGCAGGCCGCGATCGTCAAAGAGACCGGCTGGTCGAACGCCAAGGTCTCGCAACTGTTAAGCAAGATGGACGACGACGACGATATCGATAAACTCCGTATCGGACGCGAGAACCTCATCACCCTCCCCGACGTCGATCCGACGGACGGAGAGTGA
- a CDS encoding radical SAM protein: MISKGCEQCAKGGKMVLFVYGYCDQRDCFYCPLGENRKNVTDVYANERLVESDADVLEEAHRMDALGTSITGGEPQEALERTCHYLSLLKDEFGADHHTHLYTGITGGRENMRRLAEAGLDEIRFHPPLELWGDLHGTEWEEILYVAREEGLTPAFEIPGIRSEPEFLDFLDEGAADFCNVNEFEMSQGNYRRMQAEGYELKENHMSAVETDRDTILAEMGDHPKVYFCTSVFKDAAQHRRRLKRMARQIRREFDDVTDDGTLVYGKTRADPERFVELGVPEEFYTVKSDHVEVAWWLLEEMIDEGDVTDGEIVEQYPTYDGQVVERTPLA, from the coding sequence ATGATCTCGAAGGGCTGTGAGCAGTGCGCGAAAGGCGGCAAGATGGTGCTGTTCGTCTACGGCTACTGCGACCAGCGCGACTGCTTTTATTGCCCGCTCGGCGAGAATCGCAAGAACGTCACCGACGTCTACGCGAACGAGCGCCTCGTCGAGTCGGACGCGGACGTTCTCGAAGAGGCTCATCGCATGGACGCTCTCGGGACGTCGATCACCGGCGGCGAGCCCCAGGAGGCACTCGAACGGACCTGTCACTACCTGTCGCTGCTGAAAGACGAGTTCGGCGCCGACCACCACACGCACCTCTACACCGGCATCACCGGCGGCCGGGAGAACATGCGACGGCTCGCCGAAGCGGGACTCGACGAGATCCGGTTTCACCCGCCGTTAGAGCTGTGGGGCGACCTCCACGGCACCGAGTGGGAGGAGATCCTCTACGTGGCCCGCGAGGAGGGTCTCACCCCGGCGTTCGAGATTCCCGGCATCCGCTCCGAACCGGAGTTTCTGGACTTTCTGGACGAAGGGGCGGCTGACTTTTGTAACGTAAACGAGTTCGAGATGTCCCAGGGCAACTACCGGCGGATGCAGGCCGAGGGATACGAACTCAAGGAAAATCACATGAGCGCCGTCGAAACCGACCGCGACACCATACTCGCCGAGATGGGCGATCATCCGAAGGTGTACTTCTGTACGTCCGTCTTCAAAGACGCCGCCCAGCACCGCCGCAGACTCAAGCGGATGGCCCGCCAGATTCGCCGCGAGTTCGACGACGTCACCGACGACGGAACGCTCGTCTACGGCAAGACGCGAGCGGACCCCGAACGGTTCGTCGAACTCGGCGTGCCCGAAGAGTTCTACACGGTCAAGTCGGACCACGTCGAGGTCGCCTGGTGGCTCCTAGAAGAGATGATCGACGAGGGCGACGTAACCGACGGCGAGATCGTCGAACAGTACCCGACGTACGACGGACAAGTAGTCGAACGGACGCCGCTCGCGTAA